The Natrinema salifodinae genome includes a window with the following:
- a CDS encoding nucleotide sugar dehydrogenase — protein MTADAPTPTDGSAAAADADADTDGGLYDAALPADRQRERLADGEIPVAVYGLGKMGLPLAAVYAETTGNVIGVDVDPAVVETINGGESHVVGEPGLDDLVAEQVAAGRLEATTEGPDAAAEARVHVVIVPTLLDENDTPNLATVESVADDIAAGLSPGDLVIAESTLPPGTCRDVLEPHLASESGLATDEFGLAFCPERTSSGRALQDIRGAYPKVVGGVDDESTRVASIVYDELSDNEVHPVSDATTAEAVKVFEGIYRDVNIGLANELGRLADELGISVREAIDTANDLPMCQLHDPGPGVGGHCIPYYPHFLLGRTEEPMAVTRTARRVNDEMPSVVVDRLEGELDRTGTDLADASVVVLGITYRPGVEETRASPALGIIDALDERGADVAGVDPLVDPADYGARPVAIDGLADESFDAAVVVTPHEEFDRIDWASLESMVVVDGRDAVDLAETDHREYDLAGASDGQPPRGAREGAVGADTGGPGSESGSKSDPDPDSGPMDVTTDGGEDV, from the coding sequence GTGACGGCTGACGCTCCGACTCCGACCGACGGATCCGCGGCAGCCGCCGACGCCGACGCCGACACCGACGGCGGTCTCTACGACGCCGCCCTCCCCGCGGATCGCCAGCGCGAGCGCCTGGCCGACGGCGAGATTCCGGTCGCCGTCTACGGGCTCGGCAAGATGGGGCTCCCGCTCGCGGCGGTCTACGCCGAGACGACGGGGAACGTCATTGGCGTCGACGTCGATCCCGCCGTCGTCGAGACGATCAACGGCGGCGAGAGCCACGTCGTCGGCGAACCCGGGCTCGACGACCTGGTGGCCGAGCAGGTCGCCGCCGGCCGGCTCGAGGCGACGACCGAGGGACCGGACGCGGCCGCCGAGGCCAGGGTCCACGTCGTCATCGTCCCGACGCTGCTCGACGAGAACGATACTCCGAACCTGGCGACGGTCGAGTCGGTCGCCGACGACATCGCGGCCGGGCTCTCCCCGGGCGACCTGGTGATCGCCGAGTCGACGCTCCCGCCGGGGACCTGCCGGGACGTGCTCGAGCCCCATCTCGCGAGCGAGAGCGGCCTGGCGACCGACGAGTTCGGGCTCGCGTTCTGCCCCGAGCGGACGTCGAGCGGCCGCGCCCTGCAGGACATCCGCGGCGCGTATCCGAAAGTGGTCGGCGGCGTCGACGACGAAAGTACCCGCGTCGCATCGATCGTCTACGACGAGCTCTCGGACAACGAGGTCCACCCCGTCTCTGACGCGACGACCGCGGAGGCGGTCAAGGTGTTCGAGGGGATCTACCGCGACGTCAACATCGGCCTGGCGAACGAACTCGGCCGGCTCGCCGACGAGCTCGGCATCTCCGTGCGCGAGGCGATCGACACGGCCAACGACCTGCCGATGTGCCAGCTCCACGACCCCGGTCCGGGCGTCGGCGGCCACTGCATCCCCTACTACCCGCACTTCCTGCTCGGCCGGACCGAGGAGCCGATGGCCGTGACGCGGACCGCTCGCCGGGTCAACGACGAGATGCCGTCGGTCGTCGTCGACCGGCTCGAGGGAGAACTCGATCGGACGGGGACCGATCTGGCGGACGCGTCGGTCGTCGTCCTCGGGATCACGTACCGGCCCGGCGTCGAGGAGACCCGCGCCTCGCCGGCGCTGGGGATCATCGACGCCTTGGACGAGCGCGGCGCGGACGTCGCGGGCGTCGATCCGCTGGTCGATCCGGCCGACTACGGCGCGCGCCCCGTCGCGATCGACGGCCTGGCGGACGAGTCGTTCGACGCCGCGGTGGTCGTCACGCCCCACGAGGAGTTCGACCGGATCGACTGGGCGAGCCTCGAGTCGATGGTCGTCGTCGACGGCCGCGACGCGGTCGACCTCGCGGAGACCGACCACCGCGAGTACGATCTCGCGGGAGCGAGCGACGGGCAGCCGCCACGAGGGGCGCGCGAGGGAGCCGTCGGAGCCGATACCGGAGGCCCCGGCTCGGAATCGGGATCGAAGTCGGACCCGGACCCGGACTCGGGACCGATGGACGTGACCACCGACGGAGGCGAGGATGTATAA
- a CDS encoding Gfo/Idh/MocA family protein → MAPAFLNRLTDSSALSLGVLGVGNIGMVHLKSAVAMPDVEVVAAADAVPENRQRTERAGVPRTYDDYAALLDAEDLDAAVVALPPFLHAEAVERAAEAGVDVFVEKPLARSTEEADELLETARQADISVGVDHTLRYQPDMVGVKEAYDGGSVGHVPFASITRLNDHPLGRPPADEAPPGWPLDPDAAGGGSLVELGVHCFDVLEWLFGDLEIRDAATGKTIETDVEDAATVLMEAPETGTTITLHCGTYQWEQLPEVNTRLRLEGVTGTISNEDHMPENFYAGAAKSALSNVASRLTSDEPAVFGPTFYLQAHYDALADFCEAVREDERPPVDGAVGRRTLELTERAYELAAADADADGVADDEDADPGTPEVTL, encoded by the coding sequence ATGGCACCAGCGTTTCTGAATCGATTGACCGACTCGAGCGCGCTCTCGCTCGGCGTGCTCGGCGTCGGAAACATCGGCATGGTACACCTGAAGTCGGCGGTCGCGATGCCCGACGTCGAGGTCGTCGCCGCCGCCGACGCCGTCCCCGAGAACCGCCAGCGAACCGAACGGGCCGGCGTCCCCCGAACGTACGACGACTACGCGGCGCTGCTCGACGCCGAGGACCTGGACGCGGCGGTCGTCGCCCTCCCGCCGTTTCTCCACGCCGAGGCCGTCGAACGGGCCGCCGAGGCCGGCGTCGACGTCTTCGTCGAGAAACCGCTCGCCAGGTCGACCGAGGAGGCCGACGAACTGCTCGAGACCGCCCGCCAGGCCGACATCTCGGTCGGCGTCGATCACACGCTGCGCTACCAGCCCGATATGGTCGGCGTCAAGGAGGCCTACGACGGGGGCAGCGTCGGTCACGTCCCCTTCGCCTCGATCACCAGGCTCAATGACCATCCGCTCGGCCGGCCGCCCGCCGACGAGGCGCCGCCCGGCTGGCCGCTGGACCCCGACGCCGCGGGCGGCGGGTCGCTGGTCGAACTCGGCGTGCACTGCTTCGACGTCCTCGAGTGGCTGTTCGGCGACCTCGAGATCCGGGACGCCGCGACGGGCAAGACGATCGAGACCGACGTCGAGGACGCCGCGACCGTGCTCATGGAGGCCCCCGAGACGGGAACGACGATCACGCTCCACTGCGGCACCTATCAGTGGGAACAACTCCCCGAGGTCAACACCAGGCTGCGCCTCGAGGGCGTCACGGGAACGATCAGCAACGAGGATCACATGCCCGAGAACTTCTACGCGGGCGCGGCCAAATCCGCCCTCTCGAACGTCGCGAGCCGACTGACGAGCGACGAGCCGGCCGTCTTCGGCCCGACCTTCTACCTCCAGGCCCACTACGACGCCCTGGCCGACTTCTGCGAGGCGGTCCGCGAGGACGAGCGGCCCCCGGTCGACGGGGCGGTCGGCCGGCGCACGCTCGAACTCACCGAGCGGGCGTACGAACTGGCCGCGGCTGACGCCGACGCCGATGGGGTTGCGGACGACGAGGACGCCGACCCCGGGACGCCGGAGGTGACGCTATGA
- a CDS encoding glycosyltransferase, which translates to MHVLTLTTNADAPFMTQQMDALEDRGVSFSTVSVAGEVDADTDRSPADYLRTIPEVVREAGNGYDLIHAHYGLTGPMALAQFRKPVVLSLWGSDVHGPIAPVSKACTPFCDEVVVMSEEMRTELGRDCTVIPDGVDLAKFRPEPQARARKTVGWEADEGYDVLFPYSPAREVKNYPRAERVVAVVDNLLDEPVRLRTVYGVAHDTVPDYMNAADALLLTSDSEGSPNSVKEALACNLPVVAVDVGDVRERLAGVDPSRVATDDEGLVRGLIDVLRRGERSNGRRAAREVSIERTAERMLAVYERVADRTVETEEPPAAPVSR; encoded by the coding sequence ATGCACGTTCTCACGCTTACGACGAACGCCGATGCCCCCTTCATGACCCAGCAGATGGACGCGCTCGAGGACCGCGGCGTCTCCTTTTCGACGGTGTCGGTGGCCGGCGAGGTCGACGCCGACACCGATCGGAGCCCGGCCGACTACCTCCGGACGATCCCGGAGGTCGTCAGGGAAGCGGGGAACGGCTACGACCTGATCCACGCTCACTACGGGCTGACGGGACCGATGGCGCTCGCCCAGTTTCGCAAGCCGGTCGTCCTCTCGCTGTGGGGATCGGACGTGCACGGCCCCATCGCGCCGGTCAGTAAGGCGTGCACGCCGTTCTGCGACGAAGTCGTCGTCATGTCCGAGGAGATGCGGACGGAGCTCGGCCGCGACTGCACGGTGATCCCCGACGGGGTCGATTTAGCGAAGTTCCGACCGGAGCCCCAGGCCCGTGCCCGAAAGACCGTCGGCTGGGAGGCGGACGAGGGCTACGACGTGCTCTTTCCCTACTCGCCCGCGCGCGAGGTGAAGAACTACCCGCGGGCCGAGCGCGTTGTAGCCGTGGTCGACAACCTCCTCGACGAACCGGTCCGCTTGCGGACCGTCTACGGCGTCGCCCACGATACCGTGCCGGACTACATGAACGCCGCCGACGCGCTCCTGTTGACCTCCGATAGCGAGGGGTCGCCCAACTCCGTCAAGGAAGCCCTGGCCTGTAACCTTCCCGTGGTCGCCGTCGACGTCGGCGACGTCCGGGAGCGCCTGGCCGGCGTCGATCCGTCCCGCGTCGCGACGGACGACGAGGGCCTGGTCAGGGGACTGATCGACGTCCTCCGACGCGGTGAGCGATCGAACGGTCGCCGGGCGGCCCGCGAGGTGAGCATCGAGCGGACGGCCGAGCGGATGCTCGCGGTCTACGAGCGAGTCGCGGATCGCACCGTCGAGACCGAAGAACCGCCCGCCGCGCCCGTAAGCCGATAA
- a CDS encoding alkaline phosphatase family protein → MSGSTTPSERAFVLGLDGVPWRLIEQWSDEGELPNFARMREEGASGTLESTRPPTTPLAWPSIATGVWPDKHGIYGFQNLSSEYSHEMYTSRDLQQPALWEQLGPAHVGNVPMTYPATEVDGSMVTGMMTPSTDREFAHPPDLQDEIDSRIPDYEISLDYPEYADRLDDFEVAVDEMLAKRRELLQVQMDRAGDDWQLFFFVFTAPDRFQHLIWDEDRLLAHYKKLDAILGEVIEYTDDHDADLYVVSDHGFGPIEELVYVNRILENEGYLFRREDDGTRGALASLGISKDSITGALNRVGITEETLVRSLPRRLVDSVAEQIPGDHALYDVDFDRTVAFIHDTGNCYINDTDRFDDGVVSPAEIPELKADITAALESATDADGEPLLEVHDGDELFPTDEESPDLVVTGQGTYEARSTVAEEVLGDTEPYDASHRSEGIVLCRGPSIDAGATLRGARVVDVAPTLLHGIGEPVPENADGRVLFDAFAEEATPAMTKVDRTTVTKTRSDEEVDEDFDDVEDRLKGLGYME, encoded by the coding sequence ATGAGCGGATCTACAACCCCCTCCGAGCGAGCGTTCGTGCTCGGACTCGACGGCGTGCCGTGGAGACTCATCGAGCAATGGAGCGACGAGGGCGAACTCCCTAACTTCGCCCGGATGCGCGAGGAGGGCGCGTCCGGAACACTCGAGAGCACTCGCCCGCCGACGACGCCACTCGCCTGGCCGTCGATCGCCACCGGGGTGTGGCCGGATAAGCACGGAATCTACGGCTTCCAGAACCTCTCTTCGGAATACAGTCACGAGATGTACACGAGCCGGGATCTCCAGCAGCCGGCCCTCTGGGAGCAACTCGGCCCGGCCCACGTCGGGAATGTCCCGATGACTTATCCCGCCACCGAGGTTGACGGCTCGATGGTCACGGGCATGATGACGCCCTCGACCGACCGAGAGTTCGCCCATCCGCCCGATCTCCAGGACGAGATCGATTCGCGGATTCCCGACTACGAGATTAGCCTCGACTATCCCGAGTATGCGGACCGGTTGGACGACTTCGAGGTAGCCGTCGACGAGATGCTCGCGAAGCGCCGCGAACTGTTGCAAGTCCAGATGGACCGGGCCGGCGACGACTGGCAGCTGTTCTTCTTCGTCTTCACCGCACCGGACCGCTTCCAGCACCTCATCTGGGACGAGGACCGGCTGCTCGCCCACTACAAGAAACTCGACGCGATCCTCGGCGAGGTCATCGAGTACACGGACGACCACGACGCGGACCTCTACGTCGTCTCCGACCACGGCTTCGGCCCGATCGAGGAGCTGGTCTACGTCAACCGCATCCTCGAGAACGAGGGCTACCTCTTCCGGCGCGAGGACGACGGCACCCGCGGCGCGCTCGCGAGCCTCGGCATCTCCAAGGACTCCATCACCGGCGCGCTCAATCGCGTCGGGATCACCGAGGAGACGCTCGTCCGGTCGCTCCCTCGGCGCCTGGTCGACTCCGTCGCCGAACAGATTCCCGGCGACCACGCCCTCTACGACGTCGACTTCGACCGCACCGTCGCGTTCATCCACGACACGGGCAACTGTTACATCAACGACACCGATCGCTTCGACGACGGCGTCGTCTCGCCGGCCGAGATTCCGGAGCTGAAAGCCGACATCACCGCCGCTCTGGAGTCGGCGACCGACGCCGACGGCGAGCCGCTGCTCGAGGTCCACGACGGCGACGAACTGTTCCCTACCGACGAGGAGTCGCCGGACCTGGTCGTCACCGGACAGGGGACCTACGAGGCGCGCAGTACGGTCGCGGAGGAGGTCCTCGGCGACACCGAGCCCTACGACGCGAGCCACCGCAGCGAGGGGATCGTCCTCTGTCGCGGCCCGTCGATCGACGCCGGCGCGACGCTTCGCGGCGCCCGCGTGGTCGACGTCGCGCCGACGCTGCTGCACGGTATCGGCGAGCCGGTTCCGGAGAACGCCGACGGGCGGGTACTGTTCGACGCCTTCGCCGAGGAGGCCACGCCCGCGATGACGAAGGTCGACCGCACGACGGTGACCAAGACCCGGAGCGACGAAGAGGTCGACGAGGACTTCGACGACGTAGAGGACCGGCTGAAGGGCCTCGGCTACATGGAGTGA
- a CDS encoding NAD-dependent epimerase/dehydratase family protein codes for MTVTATDSETPTAAVTGATGFLGTNLCERLVAEGWDVRGLSRPTSDRGDLAGLDIDWYVGDLSDGETLRSLVDGADVVFHLAGIGLWSAGPETVREVNRDGTARVLDACRDVDAGRVVFTSTAGTRRPQGDADVADETDLAEPIGAYQASKADAERLVDEFAAEAEGDAVTVHPTSIFGPGDEEFTAQLLAMGVERTMPAHLPGGASIVGVEDVVDGIVAAAERGASGEHYVLGGENLTYNCAVSRIAEAVDGSPARIRVPATAIRAAGPVAEAVDAVAGRRVFPFNRKMAKLATERLFYTSRKARDELGYEYRPLEEHLPAAMEWYQQEVR; via the coding sequence ATGACGGTGACGGCGACCGACTCCGAGACGCCCACGGCGGCGGTCACCGGCGCGACCGGGTTCCTCGGCACGAACCTCTGTGAACGCCTGGTCGCCGAGGGCTGGGACGTCCGCGGACTCAGCCGGCCGACCTCCGACCGAGGCGATCTCGCGGGGCTCGATATCGACTGGTACGTCGGCGACCTCTCCGACGGCGAGACGCTGCGGTCGCTCGTCGACGGGGCCGACGTCGTCTTCCACCTCGCGGGGATCGGCCTCTGGAGCGCCGGCCCCGAGACGGTCCGGGAGGTCAACCGCGACGGCACCGCGCGGGTCCTCGACGCCTGCCGCGACGTCGACGCGGGCCGGGTCGTGTTCACCAGCACGGCCGGTACGCGCCGCCCGCAGGGCGATGCCGACGTGGCGGACGAGACGGACCTCGCCGAACCCATCGGCGCCTACCAGGCGTCGAAGGCCGACGCCGAGCGCCTGGTCGACGAGTTCGCCGCCGAGGCCGAGGGCGACGCCGTCACGGTCCACCCGACCTCGATCTTCGGTCCCGGCGACGAGGAGTTCACGGCCCAGTTACTCGCGATGGGCGTCGAGCGAACGATGCCCGCCCACCTGCCAGGTGGCGCGAGCATCGTCGGCGTCGAGGACGTGGTCGACGGCATCGTGGCGGCCGCCGAGCGCGGCGCGAGCGGCGAACACTACGTCCTCGGCGGCGAGAACCTCACCTACAACTGCGCGGTTTCTCGGATCGCCGAGGCCGTCGACGGCTCGCCGGCGCGGATCCGCGTGCCCGCGACGGCCATCCGGGCCGCCGGGCCGGTCGCCGAGGCCGTCGACGCCGTCGCCGGCCGGCGGGTGTTCCCCTTCAACCGGAAGATGGCTAAGCTCGCGACCGAGCGGCTGTTCTACACCTCGCGGAAGGCGCGGGACGAACTGGGCTACGAGTACCGGCCGCTCGAGGAGCACTTGCCGGCCGCGATGGAGTGGTATCAGCAGGAAGTGCGGTAG
- a CDS encoding polysaccharide deacetylase family protein, translating to MGSVVISLDAELGWGFHDLADPPAERVEAGRRGWSVMVELLEEFDVPATWAIVGHLMLDDCDGTHAEHPAPDGWFERERTEWADRDDLRFGPDLVSDVLESDVDHEFASHSFSHVLFGRPETDHELAVAELDRCHEIADAWDQSISSFIYPRNDVGHRDVLAEQGIAAYRGKSPTRDGVRGVFDSTIRDQSMLVEPSVDEYGLVNVPASMFLFGFEGPARTVAESIWEDPMVVLARRGIEEAARTDGIFHMWLHPNNLTHERDDRRMRAILSHLERQRTATDLTVETLADVAERVAGASCLDERATVSWS from the coding sequence GTGGGCAGCGTCGTAATCTCCCTCGACGCCGAGCTCGGTTGGGGCTTTCACGACCTGGCCGACCCGCCCGCCGAACGGGTCGAAGCGGGCCGTCGCGGCTGGTCGGTCATGGTCGAACTGCTCGAGGAGTTCGACGTCCCGGCAACGTGGGCGATCGTCGGCCACCTCATGCTCGACGATTGCGACGGGACCCACGCCGAGCATCCGGCGCCGGACGGCTGGTTCGAACGCGAGCGAACCGAGTGGGCGGATCGCGACGATCTCCGGTTCGGACCCGACCTGGTGTCGGACGTCCTCGAATCGGACGTCGACCACGAGTTCGCCAGCCACTCGTTCTCGCACGTGCTGTTCGGCCGGCCGGAGACGGACCACGAACTCGCCGTCGCCGAACTCGATCGCTGTCACGAGATCGCGGACGCCTGGGACCAGTCGATCAGCTCCTTCATCTATCCGCGCAACGACGTCGGGCACCGCGACGTCCTCGCCGAGCAAGGGATCGCGGCCTATCGCGGGAAGTCGCCGACTCGTGACGGCGTTCGCGGCGTGTTCGATTCGACGATCCGGGACCAGTCGATGCTGGTCGAACCGTCCGTCGACGAGTACGGCCTGGTCAACGTGCCGGCCTCGATGTTCCTGTTCGGATTCGAGGGTCCGGCGCGGACGGTCGCCGAGTCGATCTGGGAGGATCCGATGGTCGTGCTGGCCCGTCGCGGGATCGAGGAGGCGGCGCGGACGGACGGGATCTTTCACATGTGGCTCCACCCGAATAACCTGACCCACGAGCGAGACGACCGGCGGATGCGAGCGATCCTGTCGCATCTAGAGCGCCAGCGGACGGCGACGGACCTCACCGTCGAGACGCTGGCCGACGTCGCAGAGCGAGTCGCGGGAGCATCGTGTCTCGACGAGCGGGCGACGGTCAGCTGGAGCTAA
- a CDS encoding DUF354 domain-containing protein: protein MRILVLANTPAHVHLYRHAVDRLAAAGHDVLVLTREYACTTDLLDFFDMPYRVYGSHGTDEFSKVQFARELGGQFCTIGTEAVRFDPDVIFGRGPYAAYAGTLTRTPVVLVLDDEPGDFNHTVSKPFADCILSPAVTRRNLGDDHYTFDGFKECAYLHPEVFEPRGDVREYLDVDPDEPYVLVRFNALDALHDAGLEGFRPEQRRDLIERLSEAATVFVSDEGGELNLRELPARPYDLHPALIHDAMAEASLLVADTGTMATEAALLGTPAFRYRGTDDHEYGEFRELERAGLAEQFDDYEPVRDRSLEVLGDEDASDRWQQRRREYVGDLVNLTDLLVDVARSRGTIDRLDGSTKRVLQPRSQSL from the coding sequence ATGCGGATACTCGTCTTGGCGAACACGCCCGCACACGTCCACCTGTATCGACACGCCGTCGACCGCCTGGCGGCGGCGGGACACGACGTGCTCGTCCTCACCCGAGAATACGCCTGTACGACCGACCTACTCGACTTCTTCGACATGCCCTACCGGGTGTACGGCAGCCACGGAACGGACGAGTTCTCGAAAGTCCAGTTCGCCCGCGAACTGGGCGGCCAGTTCTGCACGATCGGCACCGAAGCGGTCCGGTTCGACCCCGACGTGATCTTCGGTCGAGGGCCGTACGCGGCCTACGCCGGCACGCTCACGCGGACGCCGGTCGTGCTCGTGCTCGACGACGAGCCGGGCGATTTCAATCACACCGTCTCGAAACCCTTCGCCGACTGCATCCTCTCGCCGGCGGTGACTCGCCGGAATCTCGGCGACGACCACTACACCTTCGACGGCTTCAAGGAGTGTGCCTATCTCCACCCCGAGGTGTTCGAGCCGCGCGGCGACGTCCGCGAGTACCTCGACGTCGATCCGGACGAGCCGTACGTTCTGGTTAGGTTCAACGCCCTGGACGCGCTCCACGACGCGGGTCTCGAGGGATTCCGTCCCGAGCAGCGCCGGGACCTGATCGAGCGACTGAGCGAGGCGGCGACCGTCTTCGTCTCCGACGAGGGTGGCGAGCTGAACTTGCGCGAACTCCCCGCGCGCCCCTACGACCTCCACCCCGCCCTGATCCACGACGCGATGGCCGAGGCCTCGCTGCTGGTCGCCGACACCGGCACGATGGCCACGGAGGCCGCCCTGCTCGGCACGCCCGCCTTCCGCTACCGGGGCACCGACGACCACGAGTACGGCGAGTTCCGCGAACTCGAACGCGCCGGCCTGGCGGAGCAGTTCGACGACTACGAGCCGGTCCGGGATCGGTCGCTCGAGGTTCTGGGCGACGAGGACGCGAGCGACCGGTGGCAACAGCGCCGCCGGGAGTACGTCGGTGATCTCGTGAATCTCACCGATCTGCTCGTCGACGTGGCCCGGTCCCGCGGCACGATCGACCGACTCGACGGGTCGACGAAGCGAGTGCTCCAACCGCGGTCGCAGTCGCTGTAG
- a CDS encoding DUF362 domain-containing protein yields the protein MSADADRIRAAGVDAADRRGGWNPDVDARMDALESPVRDVFEAAVESVAGAERITVVPDAHYPFHPSSGMVTDPAVVGSIVARLERRTDADVAVAGASDERISFDRTAAYLGYADLLERFDATLVDLADDDRVDEICNVDGSPVSVSVPTRLVDDAVIPVPSLRPTESGPVAGAMRTLASLVDCADEPERVPVAATRAVEPAVAVLDATTAYGGDPVAADALFAGGAPAVDAVATSLLGRSLDGDPALELARGPDAEPVAVEGTGIDFDRLRERLPDGDVPPADDPHPAVTTAYRVYAAVAGDAVPPQLEGGR from the coding sequence ATGAGCGCGGACGCCGACCGGATCCGCGCCGCCGGCGTCGACGCCGCCGACCGCCGCGGCGGCTGGAACCCCGACGTGGACGCTCGGATGGACGCCCTCGAATCGCCGGTCCGTGACGTGTTCGAGGCCGCCGTCGAGTCGGTCGCGGGCGCCGAGCGGATCACGGTCGTCCCCGACGCCCATTACCCGTTCCACCCCTCGTCGGGCATGGTGACCGACCCAGCCGTGGTCGGCTCGATCGTCGCCAGGCTCGAGCGACGAACCGACGCCGACGTCGCCGTCGCCGGCGCCAGCGACGAGCGGATCTCGTTCGACCGAACGGCGGCCTACCTCGGCTACGCGGACCTCCTCGAGCGGTTCGACGCGACGCTCGTCGACCTGGCGGACGACGATCGAGTCGACGAGATCTGCAACGTCGACGGCAGCCCGGTCTCGGTCTCGGTTCCGACTCGCCTGGTCGACGACGCCGTGATCCCCGTTCCCTCGCTGCGGCCGACTGAGAGCGGCCCGGTCGCGGGCGCGATGCGCACGCTCGCGTCGCTCGTCGACTGCGCCGACGAGCCCGAGCGGGTCCCGGTGGCGGCGACGCGCGCCGTCGAGCCCGCCGTCGCCGTCCTCGACGCGACGACCGCCTACGGGGGCGACCCCGTCGCCGCGGACGCGCTGTTCGCGGGCGGGGCTCCCGCCGTCGACGCCGTCGCGACCTCGCTGCTCGGCCGCTCGCTCGACGGCGATCCGGCGCTCGAGCTGGCCCGCGGGCCCGACGCGGAGCCGGTCGCCGTCGAGGGGACCGGGATCGACTTCGACCGGCTCCGGGAGCGCTTGCCCGACGGCGACGTACCGCCCGCGGACGATCCCCATCCGGCCGTCACGACCGCCTACCGCGTCTACGCGGCGGTGGCCGGCGACGCCGTCCCGCCGCAGCTCGAGGGGGGCCGATGA
- a CDS encoding glycosyltransferase family 2 protein has translation MYKGKQIGVVVTAYDEAAFVGRVIETVPDYVDRIYAVDDASPDESWDVIRRVADRINEAAAAEDAEVELAVTDGGDERRVVPIRHDENRGYGAAVKTGYRRAAEDGLDVVAVMNGDGQMDPDILDRIIDPIVTGEADYAKGNRLVSPTDRAEMSTFRFVGNALLTGLSKFASGYWSIGDPQNGYTAISVETIEALDLDEITDQYGFLNHILTHLNVAGFRVADVPMTAVYGDEESSIRYVPFVRYVSMLLLRSFLWRLKTTYVARSFNPAVVYYAAGSVGLAGGLAGLVGSAARAARGEEGFTGGIASFVAALLGVVSLGTAIRLDAEENESLESPCDEREATVERVRDHDRDRDERAPTQSIE, from the coding sequence ATGTATAAGGGCAAACAGATCGGCGTCGTCGTCACGGCCTACGACGAGGCGGCGTTCGTCGGCCGCGTCATCGAAACGGTTCCCGACTACGTCGACCGGATCTACGCCGTCGACGACGCCTCGCCGGACGAGAGCTGGGACGTGATCCGGCGGGTCGCCGACCGGATCAACGAGGCGGCGGCCGCCGAGGACGCCGAAGTGGAGTTGGCGGTCACCGACGGCGGCGACGAGCGGCGCGTCGTCCCGATCCGCCACGACGAGAACCGCGGCTACGGCGCCGCGGTCAAGACCGGCTACCGGCGGGCCGCCGAGGACGGACTCGACGTCGTCGCGGTGATGAACGGCGACGGCCAGATGGATCCCGACATTCTGGATCGGATTATCGACCCGATCGTCACCGGCGAAGCCGACTACGCCAAGGGGAATCGCTTGGTTAGCCCCACGGATCGCGCGGAGATGTCGACGTTCCGGTTCGTCGGCAACGCCCTGCTCACCGGGCTCTCGAAGTTCGCCTCGGGCTACTGGTCGATCGGCGACCCACAGAACGGCTACACCGCCATCTCGGTCGAGACGATCGAGGCGCTCGACCTCGACGAGATCACCGACCAGTACGGCTTCCTCAACCACATCCTGACCCACCTCAACGTCGCCGGCTTCCGGGTGGCGGACGTCCCGATGACGGCCGTCTACGGCGACGAGGAGAGCAGCATTCGGTACGTGCCGTTCGTCCGGTACGTCTCCATGCTGTTGCTCCGGAGCTTCCTGTGGCGGCTGAAGACCACGTACGTGGCCCGCTCGTTCAACCCCGCCGTCGTCTACTACGCCGCCGGCTCGGTCGGCCTGGCCGGCGGCCTGGCCGGCCTGGTCGGATCGGCCGCGCGAGCGGCGCGCGGCGAGGAGGGCTTTACGGGCGGCATCGCCTCGTTCGTCGCCGCCTTGCTCGGCGTCGTTTCGCTGGGAACGGCGATCCGACTCGACGCCGAGGAAAACGAGAGCCTCGAGAGTCCGTGTGACGAACGCGAGGCGACGGTGGAGCGGGTCCGCGATCACGATCGCGACCGCGACGAACGAGCACCGACTCAGTCTATCGAGTAG